Proteins co-encoded in one Deltaproteobacteria bacterium genomic window:
- the gmk gene encoding guanylate kinase — protein sequence MTVTIGSFARRGPGVVFIVSAPSGAGKTTLTRRVLDVHSEMRLSVSCTTRAPRTGETQGEDYHFVSEPVFRRMLDAGEFAEWAEVHGSLYGTPRRMLERQLRKGQDVLLDIDVQGARQIKEHFQSAVSIFVLPPSLAELRRRLAARGTDARKTIEQRWLRARHEIQEITGYDYFIVNRDVDDAVARLAAIIAAERVKVCRFIQMRKPV from the coding sequence ATGACGGTCACGATCGGCAGCTTTGCCCGGCGCGGTCCGGGCGTCGTCTTCATCGTGTCGGCTCCTTCGGGAGCGGGCAAGACGACGTTGACACGGCGGGTCTTGGACGTCCACTCCGAGATGAGGCTGTCGGTGTCGTGCACCACCCGGGCGCCGCGGACCGGCGAGACTCAGGGCGAGGACTATCACTTCGTGTCCGAGCCGGTATTCAGGCGGATGCTTGACGCCGGCGAGTTCGCGGAGTGGGCCGAGGTGCACGGAAGCCTCTACGGCACGCCACGGCGCATGCTGGAACGGCAACTCCGGAAAGGACAGGACGTCCTGCTGGACATCGACGTACAGGGGGCGCGCCAGATCAAGGAGCACTTTCAAAGCGCCGTCTCCATCTTCGTCCTGCCGCCGTCGCTGGCAGAGTTGCGGCGCCGGCTGGCGGCGCGGGGCACGGACGCGCGCAAGACCATCGAGCAACGTTGGTTGCGGGCGCGGCATGAAATTCAGGAAATCACGGGGTATGATTATTTCATCGTGAACCGCGACGTCGACGATGCGGTAGCACGCCTTGCCGCCATCATCGCGGCTGAAAGGGTGAAGGTTTGCAGGTTCATTCAGATGCGGAAGCCGGTGTAA
- a CDS encoding DUF1732 domain-containing protein: protein MTGFGQAILQDRRGKGSVQIRSVNHRHADVHLRVPKLYMSLEDELREQARAQIHRGRTDIYVDRTPLKGRGYRVEVDEALMEQYCDALRRIKQRFRLEGDIDLQLVPRLPDLFQFKEPEEIEAGERQLALRALQAALKALTRSRDREGRNLKRDMTAEARRLTHTSRRLGKSAESIDRRLQEQNAAANPVGEAGSNAFKGSINEEVVRLGSHVEMLASLMREREPVGKKIDFLLQEIQRELNTIGAKAPQLEVVRLVLGGKESVEKIREQVQNVE, encoded by the coding sequence ATGACAGGCTTTGGCCAAGCCATCCTCCAGGACAGGCGGGGCAAGGGCTCGGTACAGATCCGTAGCGTCAACCACCGCCACGCCGATGTTCACCTGCGCGTGCCGAAGCTCTACATGAGCCTCGAGGACGAGTTGCGGGAGCAGGCGCGTGCGCAGATCCACCGGGGCCGCACCGACATCTACGTGGACCGGACGCCGCTCAAGGGGCGCGGTTACCGCGTGGAGGTGGACGAAGCCTTGATGGAGCAATACTGTGATGCGCTCCGGCGTATCAAGCAACGCTTCCGGCTCGAGGGTGACATCGACCTCCAGTTGGTGCCGCGCCTGCCGGATCTCTTCCAGTTCAAGGAGCCGGAAGAGATCGAAGCGGGCGAGCGGCAGCTTGCGTTGCGCGCGCTGCAGGCGGCTCTGAAAGCGCTCACCCGGTCGCGCGACCGGGAGGGGCGCAACCTCAAGCGCGACATGACCGCGGAGGCGCGCCGGCTCACCCACACGTCCCGGCGGCTCGGGAAGAGCGCCGAGTCCATCGACCGGCGGCTCCAGGAGCAGAACGCCGCGGCCAATCCGGTGGGCGAAGCCGGCAGCAACGCGTTCAAGGGCAGTATCAACGAGGAGGTGGTGCGCCTCGGCAGCCACGTGGAGATGCTCGCCAGCCTGATGCGCGAGCGCGAGCCGGTGGGAAAGAAGATCGACTTCTTGCTGCAGGAGATTCAGCGGGAGCTGAACACCATCGGTGCCAAGGCGCCGCAGCTCGAGGTCGTGCGGCTGGTGCTGGGCGGCAAGGAAAGCGTGGAAAAGATCCGCGAGCAGGTCCAGAACGTGGAATGA
- a CDS encoding UPF0182 family protein yields MRRSIGLIALGAFILFSLVGEAVYLYTDYLWFREIGYSGVFTKTLWIKVSLGLISGLLFFALFYFNIKLAARRREGVVPLQSSNPEVPGFEELDPLIRRLLLPVALVLGFLAAPQAAMHWESVLLYFNGVPFGMQDPLLDKDIGFYLFQLPALDAVYRWFLVALGVILVATTFVHFLYGGIQYSENGLSVHRAAKMHVSVLLALVLLVLCGGYLLDAYKLLNSHNGVVFGAGYTDIHARLPALRVLAVVAALVAVLCLVQMRRPGLRTLFIGLGALAAVHAVGMYAYPSFLQQFHVVPNELVAETPFIERNIRSTRHAYGLDRVEAQVFPVNEVLTADDLQENDATVKNIRLWNYQPLLSTYAQLQQIRTYYEFVDVDNDRYQVDGEYRQVMLSARELSHEQLPSRIWINEHLIYTHGYGVVFSPVNQISKEGLPEFFVKNIPPVSNGFFKVTRPEIYFGEVANDYVFVKTRARELDYPAGDQNVYTTYDGEGGVPLRSFWRKLLFSARFATLRISLSNDLTPESRILYHRKVQDRVRKLAPFLDFDEDPYLVVTPEGRLFWIIDGYTTSDRYPYSEPTDGIGNYMRNSVKTVVDAYNGTVDFYIADGDDPVVRAYASGFPGLFKPMEGLPDALRSHVRYPQDFFKVQAHMYATYHMQDPQVFYNKEDLLSVPIRTVDEQERQIEPYYTIMRLPGEEKEEFVLLLPFTPNNRDNMRAWLAARSDGTHYGKLLALNFPKDRLVYGPKQVDARIDQDAFISQQLSLWGQRGSEVIRGSLLAIPIQDSLLYVQSLYLAAEQGSLPELKRVVAVFGNRIAMRENLEDALRELFGSTASVEGAAPAPAVTSAAAREQGGDAEARALEHYRRSMERLRAGDWAGFGDALRQLEQSLQAMQTP; encoded by the coding sequence ATGAGAAGGTCCATCGGTTTGATCGCGCTGGGCGCGTTTATCTTGTTCTCGCTCGTCGGCGAGGCCGTTTACCTCTACACGGATTATCTCTGGTTCCGTGAGATCGGCTACTCCGGGGTATTCACCAAGACGCTGTGGATCAAGGTGTCGCTGGGGCTGATCTCCGGGCTCCTGTTCTTCGCGCTCTTCTATTTCAACATCAAGCTCGCGGCGCGCCGGCGCGAGGGAGTGGTGCCGCTCCAGAGCAGCAACCCCGAGGTGCCGGGCTTCGAGGAGCTGGATCCCCTCATCCGCCGGTTGCTGCTGCCGGTGGCGCTGGTGCTGGGTTTCCTGGCCGCGCCTCAGGCGGCCATGCACTGGGAGTCCGTGCTGCTCTACTTCAACGGGGTTCCCTTCGGCATGCAGGACCCGCTCCTGGACAAGGATATCGGATTTTATCTGTTCCAGCTCCCGGCTCTGGACGCCGTCTACCGCTGGTTCCTGGTGGCCTTGGGCGTGATCCTGGTGGCCACGACCTTCGTCCATTTCCTCTACGGCGGCATCCAGTACTCCGAGAACGGCCTGTCGGTGCACCGCGCCGCCAAGATGCATGTTTCGGTGCTGTTGGCGCTGGTGTTGCTGGTCCTGTGCGGCGGCTATCTGCTCGACGCCTACAAGCTGCTCAATTCGCACAACGGCGTGGTGTTCGGCGCCGGCTACACCGACATTCACGCTCGCCTTCCGGCGTTGCGCGTGCTCGCGGTGGTGGCGGCGCTGGTGGCGGTGCTGTGCCTGGTGCAGATGCGCCGGCCGGGCTTGCGAACCCTCTTCATCGGTCTCGGCGCCCTGGCGGCGGTGCACGCCGTGGGCATGTACGCCTATCCGTCCTTCCTGCAGCAGTTTCACGTGGTCCCCAACGAACTGGTGGCGGAAACGCCCTTCATCGAGCGCAACATCCGCTCGACCCGGCATGCCTACGGTCTCGACCGGGTCGAGGCCCAGGTGTTCCCGGTGAACGAGGTGCTGACCGCGGACGATCTGCAGGAGAACGACGCCACCGTCAAGAACATCCGCTTGTGGAACTACCAGCCACTGCTGTCCACCTATGCCCAGTTGCAGCAGATCCGCACCTACTACGAGTTCGTGGACGTGGACAACGACCGTTACCAGGTCGACGGCGAATACCGCCAGGTGATGCTGTCGGCGCGCGAGCTGTCCCACGAGCAGCTTCCGAGCCGCATCTGGATCAACGAGCATCTGATCTACACCCACGGTTACGGTGTGGTGTTCAGCCCGGTGAACCAGATCAGCAAGGAAGGGTTGCCCGAATTCTTCGTCAAGAACATCCCGCCGGTATCCAACGGTTTCTTCAAGGTGACGCGGCCGGAGATCTACTTCGGCGAGGTGGCCAACGACTACGTGTTCGTCAAGACGCGGGCGCGCGAGCTGGACTACCCGGCCGGCGACCAGAACGTCTACACCACCTACGATGGCGAGGGCGGTGTGCCGTTGCGCTCGTTCTGGCGCAAACTCCTGTTCTCGGCGCGTTTCGCTACGCTGCGCATCTCCCTGTCCAACGACCTCACGCCGGAGAGCCGGATTCTCTACCACCGCAAAGTCCAGGACCGTGTGCGGAAGCTGGCGCCGTTCCTCGATTTCGACGAGGACCCCTACCTGGTGGTGACGCCGGAAGGGCGGCTCTTCTGGATCATCGACGGTTACACCACCTCCGACCGCTATCCCTACTCCGAGCCCACGGACGGGATCGGCAACTACATGCGCAACTCCGTGAAGACCGTGGTGGACGCGTACAACGGCACGGTGGACTTTTACATCGCCGACGGGGACGATCCCGTGGTGAGGGCCTACGCCAGCGGGTTTCCCGGGCTGTTCAAGCCCATGGAAGGCCTGCCCGACGCGCTCCGTTCCCACGTCCGCTATCCGCAGGACTTCTTCAAGGTGCAGGCGCACATGTACGCCACCTACCACATGCAGGACCCGCAGGTCTTCTACAACAAGGAGGACCTGTTGAGCGTCCCCATCCGCACGGTGGACGAGCAAGAGCGGCAGATAGAGCCGTACTACACCATCATGCGGCTGCCCGGGGAGGAGAAGGAGGAGTTCGTGCTGCTCCTGCCCTTTACCCCCAACAACCGCGACAATATGCGCGCGTGGTTGGCGGCGCGCAGTGACGGCACCCACTACGGCAAGCTCCTGGCCCTCAATTTCCCCAAGGACCGCCTGGTCTATGGGCCCAAACAGGTCGACGCCCGCATCGACCAGGACGCCTTCATCTCGCAGCAGTTGAGCCTGTGGGGCCAGCGCGGCTCGGAGGTCATCCGCGGCAGCCTGCTGGCGATTCCCATCCAGGATTCGCTGCTGTACGTTCAGTCGCTGTACCTGGCGGCGGAGCAGGGATCGCTGCCCGAGCTCAAGCGGGTGGTCGCGGTGTTCGGCAACCGTATCGCCATGCGCGAGAACCTGGAGGACGCGCTGCGCGAGCTGTTCGGTTCCACGGCAAGTGTCGAGGGTGCGGCGCCCGCGCCCGCCGTCACGTCCGCCGCGGCAAGGGAGCAGGGCGGTGATGCCGAGGCCCGGGCACTGGAGCATTACCGGCGCTCGATGGAGCGCCTGCGGGCCGGCGACTGGGCCGGCTTCGGCGACGCGCTGCGTCAGCTCGAGCAGTCGCTCCAGGCCATGCAAACGCCGTAG
- a CDS encoding thiamine pyrophosphate-requiring protein encodes MRTVDVIAEILKREGVPYLSAFPTSTLIEAAAAAGIRPVICRQERVGVGIADGYSRVNNGTPPGVFAMQFGPGAENAYAGVATAFSDAVPMLLLPLGHSRERDGVFPQFSSVRNYAPVTKFVEQVTTADRIVDAMRRAFARLKMGRPGPVMVEIPVDVAGEELDAAVVERYRPVKAAVSQADPGDVMAAAKALLEARDPVILAGQGVLYAEAAPELLELAELTRVPVVTTMGGKSAFPESHPLALGSASGVMNLPVYHFLSQADVVLAAGTSLTRHPMTTPIPADKTFIQVIDDPIDVGKNYDVEYPVIGDARLVLRQFVEAARDLLNGRSRDDRSPVRAIAELRATWLDAWNEKLSSDEVPINPYRVIAEFMKAVDPAEAIVTHDSGSPRDQIMPFYRSAGPRSYLGWGKSHGLGTGLGLNLGAKLAAPDKFVVNFMGDAAFGMTGLDFETAVRSNLPILTIVLNNSTMAVETRHMTVSHERYGSRDLGGNYADMARAMGGWAERVEDPAEVGPAIVRARRATEEGRAALLEFITSAEIEYSYKGAF; translated from the coding sequence ATGAGAACGGTGGACGTCATCGCGGAGATCCTGAAGCGCGAAGGGGTGCCCTACCTGAGTGCCTTCCCCACGTCGACCCTGATCGAAGCGGCGGCCGCGGCGGGCATCCGGCCGGTGATCTGCCGCCAGGAGCGCGTGGGGGTGGGGATCGCGGACGGATACAGCCGGGTCAACAACGGCACGCCGCCGGGCGTGTTCGCCATGCAGTTCGGTCCCGGGGCGGAGAACGCCTACGCGGGCGTGGCCACGGCTTTCTCGGACGCCGTGCCGATGCTGCTCCTGCCCCTGGGGCACTCGCGCGAACGGGACGGCGTCTTTCCCCAGTTCAGCTCCGTCAGGAACTACGCGCCGGTCACCAAGTTCGTGGAGCAGGTCACCACGGCGGACCGGATCGTCGATGCCATGAGGCGGGCGTTCGCGCGCCTCAAGATGGGACGTCCCGGACCGGTGATGGTGGAGATCCCCGTGGACGTGGCCGGGGAAGAGCTCGATGCGGCGGTCGTGGAGCGGTACCGCCCGGTGAAGGCGGCGGTGTCGCAGGCGGACCCGGGCGACGTCATGGCGGCGGCGAAAGCGCTGCTGGAAGCGCGGGATCCCGTGATCCTGGCCGGCCAGGGGGTGCTCTACGCCGAGGCGGCGCCGGAGCTGCTGGAGCTGGCGGAGCTCACCCGCGTGCCCGTGGTCACCACCATGGGCGGCAAGAGCGCTTTCCCCGAATCCCACCCGCTGGCGCTGGGCAGCGCCTCCGGCGTCATGAATCTGCCGGTGTACCACTTCCTCAGCCAGGCCGACGTGGTGCTGGCCGCGGGCACGAGCCTCACCCGGCATCCCATGACCACACCGATCCCGGCGGACAAGACCTTCATCCAGGTGATCGACGATCCCATCGACGTGGGCAAGAACTACGACGTCGAGTACCCGGTCATCGGCGACGCTCGGCTCGTGCTGCGGCAGTTCGTCGAGGCGGCCAGGGACCTGCTGAACGGGCGCTCCCGGGACGATCGTTCCCCCGTTCGCGCCATCGCCGAGCTGCGCGCCACGTGGCTCGATGCGTGGAACGAGAAGCTCTCCTCCGACGAGGTCCCCATCAACCCGTACCGGGTCATCGCCGAGTTCATGAAGGCGGTGGACCCGGCGGAGGCCATCGTCACTCACGATTCCGGCAGTCCGCGGGACCAGATCATGCCCTTCTACCGCTCGGCCGGGCCGCGCTCGTACCTGGGGTGGGGCAAGTCCCACGGCCTGGGTACCGGACTGGGATTGAACCTCGGCGCCAAGCTGGCGGCGCCGGACAAGTTCGTCGTGAACTTCATGGGCGATGCCGCGTTCGGCATGACCGGGCTCGACTTCGAGACCGCGGTGCGCTCGAACCTCCCGATCCTGACCATCGTGCTCAACAACTCCACCATGGCCGTGGAGACGCGCCACATGACGGTGTCGCACGAGCGTTACGGCAGCCGCGACCTGGGCGGAAACTACGCGGACATGGCCCGCGCCATGGGCGGATGGGCCGAGCGCGTGGAGGACCCGGCCGAGGTGGGTCCCGCCATCGTGCGCGCCCGGCGCGCCACCGAAGAGGGCCGGGCGGCACTGCTGGAGTTCATCACCAGCGCCGAAATCGAATATTCCTACAAGGGCGCGTTCTGA
- a CDS encoding ABC transporter substrate-binding protein, whose translation MSSGRSWLCGLLLVACCLAPTAWAEEGPRSEVEQALRAGLAILGDSSLQEDARIEGVRAVFLPLFDFPEMARRSLGAHWRRRTPEERQEFTRLFGALLEKTYTSRIAGFRSQRVHFTGEEIDGRYAQVETRIVDRKGRRFDLDYRLHRVEAAGKWLIYDIVIQDISLVNNYRAQFNRVINRSSYESLMAKLRAR comes from the coding sequence GTGAGCTCCGGACGCTCGTGGCTGTGCGGGTTGCTGTTGGTGGCGTGTTGCCTGGCGCCGACCGCGTGGGCGGAGGAGGGTCCCAGGAGCGAGGTCGAGCAGGCGTTGCGCGCCGGTCTTGCCATCCTCGGTGATTCCAGCCTTCAGGAGGACGCCAGGATAGAAGGGGTGCGGGCGGTCTTTCTGCCGCTCTTCGACTTCCCCGAGATGGCCCGGCGCTCGCTGGGCGCCCACTGGCGCCGTCGGACGCCGGAGGAGCGGCAAGAGTTCACCCGGCTCTTCGGTGCCTTGCTGGAGAAGACCTATACGAGCCGCATCGCCGGTTTCAGAAGCCAGCGGGTGCATTTCACCGGTGAGGAGATCGACGGGCGTTACGCCCAGGTCGAGACCCGGATCGTGGACCGGAAGGGACGCAGGTTCGACCTGGACTACCGCCTGCACCGGGTGGAGGCCGCCGGCAAGTGGCTCATCTATGACATCGTCATCCAGGACATCAGCCTGGTCAACAATTATCGCGCCCAGTTCAACCGCGTGATCAACCGGAGTTCCTACGAGAGCCTGATGGCCAAGCTTCGCGCCCGGTAA
- a CDS encoding dienelactone hydrolase family protein → MISEVEFAPGKKGYLARPAEGGRHPAVIQLHERYGVVRHTTDIAERLARNGYVALAPDMFSRFTGDREALERGDIGVGIRDDEALTDLDECVNYLRGLDDVDGVRIAVMGVCQTGRQPLLAAAHRDDLRCAVVFYGGIYQRDWEPHEERPVSVGEFIQRLSCPVLGVFGDSDHIISVDDVRRFRRALEDAWKTYNIRIFRDAPHGWLNDTMPGRYRPEAAEGAWALLLRFLQRHMAEEPEASRVEWEFEGDVPAVYDFSKMVRLA, encoded by the coding sequence ATGATATCCGAGGTCGAGTTCGCTCCGGGCAAGAAGGGCTATCTGGCGAGACCCGCGGAGGGCGGCCGTCACCCCGCCGTGATCCAGCTCCATGAACGTTACGGTGTCGTGCGGCACACCACGGACATCGCCGAGCGACTGGCACGGAATGGCTACGTGGCCCTGGCGCCCGACATGTTCTCTCGCTTCACCGGCGACCGGGAAGCGTTGGAGCGCGGCGATATCGGCGTCGGCATCCGTGACGACGAGGCGCTGACGGACTTGGACGAGTGCGTCAACTACCTGCGCGGTCTCGACGATGTCGACGGCGTGCGTATCGCCGTGATGGGCGTGTGCCAGACGGGACGACAGCCGCTGCTGGCGGCGGCCCACCGAGACGACCTGCGCTGCGCGGTGGTGTTCTACGGCGGCATCTACCAACGCGACTGGGAGCCCCACGAGGAGCGCCCGGTCTCGGTGGGGGAGTTCATCCAGCGCTTGTCCTGCCCGGTGCTGGGGGTGTTCGGCGACAGCGACCACATCATCTCGGTGGATGACGTGCGCCGTTTCAGGCGCGCGCTGGAGGACGCCTGGAAGACCTACAACATCCGCATCTTCCGCGACGCGCCCCACGGCTGGCTCAACGATACCATGCCGGGGCGCTACCGGCCGGAAGCGGCCGAGGGCGCCTGGGCCCTGTTGTTGCGTTTCCTCCAACGGCACATGGCCGAAGAGCCCGAAGCGTCCCGTGTGGAATGGGAGTTCGAGGGCGACGTCCCCGCCGTGTACGACTTCTCCAAGATGGTCCGGCTGGCCTGA
- a CDS encoding dipeptide epimerase, whose product MPCITRIEARPLDVALKAPFTISGARLDAVSNVAVRLELAGGVSGWGEIPILPTVTPEDQATALAAARRAGAEWIGKEALRWRPLLGALSATLAGAPTVRAGLEMSLLDALARSHGMPLFEYFGGASVSVETDITIPICDPAQAEALASEYRARGFTTLKTKVGGDVDGDIERVRAIRAGHPGCRLILDANEGYDAEQTLAVLCTLRRLGMEPALLEQPVPREDWEGQARVAREAGVPVAADESCRSAEDAARIARDGLAQVINIKLAKCGVAQALEIIAIARASGLGLMIGGMVETRLAMGFSVHLAAGTGAFQWIDLDTPLLLAEDPVRGGYTVNGPRYELGHISAGHGGELTAR is encoded by the coding sequence ATGCCGTGCATCACGCGAATCGAAGCGCGTCCCCTGGACGTTGCCCTGAAGGCGCCTTTCACCATTTCCGGCGCGCGCCTGGACGCGGTTTCCAACGTCGCCGTGCGACTGGAACTCGCCGGCGGCGTGAGCGGGTGGGGGGAGATTCCCATCCTGCCCACGGTCACGCCGGAAGATCAGGCCACGGCGCTGGCGGCGGCACGCCGGGCGGGAGCGGAATGGATCGGCAAGGAGGCGCTGCGCTGGCGCCCGCTCCTGGGCGCGCTCTCCGCCACGCTGGCCGGCGCCCCCACGGTGCGGGCAGGGCTGGAAATGTCGCTTCTCGACGCCCTGGCGCGGAGCCACGGCATGCCTCTCTTCGAGTACTTCGGCGGCGCCTCCGTGTCCGTGGAGACCGACATCACCATTCCCATCTGTGATCCGGCACAGGCCGAGGCCCTCGCCTCGGAATATCGCGCCCGCGGTTTCACCACGCTGAAGACCAAGGTCGGCGGCGACGTCGACGGGGACATCGAGCGCGTACGCGCCATCCGCGCGGGTCATCCGGGGTGCCGTCTCATTCTCGACGCCAACGAAGGCTACGACGCCGAACAGACACTGGCCGTGCTGTGCACGCTGCGCCGCCTGGGTATGGAGCCCGCCCTGCTGGAACAGCCGGTGCCGCGAGAGGATTGGGAGGGCCAGGCGCGCGTCGCGCGCGAGGCGGGGGTGCCGGTGGCGGCGGACGAATCCTGTCGCTCCGCCGAGGACGCCGCGCGCATCGCGCGCGACGGTCTCGCGCAGGTGATCAACATCAAGCTAGCCAAGTGCGGCGTGGCCCAGGCGCTGGAAATCATCGCCATCGCCCGCGCCTCCGGCCTCGGGCTCATGATCGGCGGCATGGTGGAGACACGTCTGGCCATGGGCTTCAGCGTCCATCTGGCGGCCGGCACCGGAGCCTTCCAATGGATCGACCTGGACACTCCCCTGCTGCTCGCCGAGGATCCGGTGCGCGGCGGGTACACCGTCAACGGCCCGCGCTATGAACTGGGGCATATCAGCGCCGGCCACGGCGGGGAGTTGACGGCGCGGTGA
- a CDS encoding isoaspartyl peptidase/L-asparaginase family protein, whose product MKFQPAIIVHGGAGRGSGSERRERLAGCLAAARTGWTAVRRGRSALEAVEEAVAVLEDDPRFNAGTGSSLNAAGEVEMDAALMRDTLEAGAVAAVSGIRNPIRLARKVLDDGRHVMLAGQGARDFARRAGIEPVPGDTLTTQAQRNRWSAGHGTVGCVAVDARGRLAAGTSTGGTPGKLPGRVGDSPLIGCGTYADAVGAASCTGQGEAIIKVLLAKTAVDLMAAGLMPATAAQRAVELLERQTGAQAGLILVDRYGAVGFAHNAEEMPVCVLTPEGQTATAS is encoded by the coding sequence GTGAAGTTCCAGCCCGCCATCATCGTGCACGGCGGCGCCGGACGCGGATCGGGCTCCGAGCGGCGCGAACGTCTCGCCGGTTGCCTGGCGGCGGCCCGGACCGGTTGGACGGCAGTGCGCCGGGGGCGCTCGGCGCTGGAGGCGGTGGAAGAGGCCGTGGCCGTGCTCGAGGACGATCCGCGGTTCAACGCGGGCACCGGTTCGTCGTTGAACGCGGCCGGCGAGGTGGAAATGGACGCGGCGCTCATGCGCGACACCCTCGAGGCCGGAGCCGTGGCCGCGGTCTCCGGCATCCGCAACCCCATCCGCTTGGCGCGGAAGGTGCTCGACGACGGCCGTCACGTGATGCTGGCGGGCCAAGGTGCCCGCGACTTCGCGCGCCGGGCGGGCATCGAGCCGGTGCCGGGCGATACCCTGACAACCCAGGCCCAGCGCAACCGCTGGAGCGCCGGCCACGGCACGGTGGGCTGCGTCGCCGTCGACGCTCGCGGCCGCCTCGCGGCCGGCACCTCCACCGGCGGCACCCCGGGAAAGCTCCCCGGCCGTGTCGGGGACTCGCCGCTCATCGGTTGCGGCACCTACGCCGACGCCGTCGGCGCCGCCTCGTGCACCGGACAGGGCGAGGCCATCATCAAGGTCCTGCTGGCCAAGACCGCGGTGGACCTGATGGCCGCGGGGCTGATGCCCGCGACCGCGGCGCAACGCGCCGTGGAGTTGCTGGAGCGGCAGACCGGCGCGCAGGCCGGCCTCATCCTGGTAGACCGCTACGGCGCCGTCGGTTTCGCCCACAACGCCGAAGAGATGCCGGTGTGCGTCCTCACTCCGGAGGGGCAAACCGCCACGGCGAGCTGA
- a CDS encoding zinc ribbon domain-containing protein yields the protein MGQAVEITCPKCTEKFVVNPHMLGSGMEFHCPFCGVYFPEEESPHIWK from the coding sequence ATGGGTCAGGCAGTCGAAATCACTTGTCCGAAATGCACCGAGAAGTTCGTGGTGAACCCGCACATGCTGGGCTCCGGCATGGAGTTCCACTGTCCCTTCTGCGGCGTCTACTTCCCCGAGGAAGAGAGTCCCCACATCTGGAAGTAG
- a CDS encoding UbiD family decarboxylase: MPKSLGSFLEDCRREIPNEVVHVTKQVDPAHYDVSALIKHLDEMRKFPILVFDKPLNLHGQPSDIKLTMNCEISQGKTQVALGLDKNTSREVMTDICLEREEHRLEPVVIERDQAPVMQNVQTGKDVDIYQIPVMRHHYMDGGPYIVMSTVTKERTSGIYNCSYHRMEVKSPQSTALYASPRHLWKIFKDYEDNNMECPVATVLGHHPAYHMGACYSGAFEVSEFDIIGGYMQEPLRLTPSSTWGDNFLIPADAEVVIEGLLQPNKRVVEGPFGEAPGYLGPQRYTTCVEYKVTAMNWRKGAMFQSIITPEGDKPWMDLPREGAYLRRCREAVPGVTAVCKMGRHAHYNVFIAMKKMSEGDPGRAAAAALTFDHTKNVFVFDEDINVYNPTDILWALATRVQPHRQISILQPLFRGNFLDPSLVDEIKTSGMIVDATRPLDRPFSPVSKVPDEAMERVKVEDFIPGEILSHIPIDRTTYWS; encoded by the coding sequence ATGCCCAAGAGCCTGGGATCGTTTCTGGAAGATTGCCGGCGTGAGATTCCCAACGAGGTTGTCCACGTGACCAAGCAGGTGGATCCGGCTCACTACGACGTGAGCGCGCTCATCAAGCACCTGGACGAGATGCGCAAGTTCCCCATCCTGGTGTTCGACAAGCCGCTGAACCTCCATGGACAGCCGTCGGATATCAAGCTGACCATGAACTGCGAGATCTCCCAGGGCAAGACCCAGGTGGCCCTCGGCCTGGACAAGAACACGAGCCGGGAGGTCATGACCGACATCTGCCTGGAGCGCGAGGAGCACCGCCTCGAGCCGGTGGTCATCGAGCGCGATCAGGCGCCGGTCATGCAGAACGTCCAGACCGGCAAGGACGTCGACATCTACCAGATCCCGGTGATGCGGCACCACTACATGGACGGCGGTCCCTACATCGTCATGTCCACCGTCACCAAGGAGCGCACCTCCGGCATCTACAACTGCTCGTACCACCGCATGGAGGTGAAGTCGCCCCAGAGCACGGCGCTGTACGCCTCGCCGCGCCACTTGTGGAAGATCTTCAAGGACTACGAGGACAACAACATGGAGTGCCCCGTGGCCACCGTGCTGGGGCACCATCCGGCCTATCACATGGGCGCGTGTTACAGCGGTGCGTTCGAGGTGAGCGAGTTCGACATCATCGGCGGCTACATGCAGGAGCCGCTGCGGCTGACGCCGTCCTCCACCTGGGGCGACAACTTCCTGATCCCGGCCGATGCCGAGGTGGTCATCGAGGGCCTGCTCCAGCCCAACAAGCGCGTGGTGGAAGGTCCCTTCGGCGAGGCCCCGGGCTATCTCGGGCCACAGCGCTACACCACCTGTGTGGAGTACAAGGTGACGGCCATGAACTGGCGCAAGGGCGCCATGTTCCAGTCCATCATCACTCCGGAAGGGGATAAGCCGTGGATGGACCTGCCGCGTGAGGGCGCCTACCTGCGCCGTTGCCGCGAGGCGGTGCCCGGCGTGACCGCGGTGTGCAAGATGGGGCGCCACGCCCACTACAACGTCTTCATCGCCATGAAGAAGATGTCCGAGGGCGACCCCGGGCGCGCGGCGGCCGCGGCCCTGACCTTCGACCACACCAAGAACGTCTTCGTGTTCGACGAGGACATCAACGTGTACAACCCCACGGACATCCTGTGGGCGCTGGCCACGCGCGTGCAGCCGCACCGCCAGATCTCGATCCTGCAGCCGCTCTTCCGCGGCAACTTCCTGGATCCGTCGCTGGTGGACGAGATCAAGACCTCCGGGATGATCGTCGACGCCACGCGGCCGCTGGACCGGCCCTTCTCGCCGGTGTCGAAGGTGCCGGACGAGGCCATGGAGCGCGTCAAGGTCGAGGATTTCATTCCGGGCGAGATCCTGTCGCACATTCCCATCGACCGGACCACGTACTGGTCGTAG